Below is a genomic region from Methanolobus sediminis.
GGTGCCTTTGCCAGCACCCGGTGGACCAAATAATGCAATATTCATAATCAACACCTGTTTTTATTCCTGTCCGAAGAAGGATCTTACCATCGGATGCATTTCCATCATCTGTTCAGATGCAATATCTTCATACAGACGGTATACAATGCTTACTGCAAGAAGAAGACCAGTACCACTTGTACTGCCAAGTGTACCTAGCAAACTTGCAACAAGTGTGAGTAAACCAATGAAAGCACCACCGATGACGGTTACTTTTGGAATGTACCTTATCATGACTTTCTCAATACTGCCAATATTCCTTCTGAAACCTGGAATCTGCATACCGGAGTTAAATATTTTCTTGGCTGTTGGTTTTGCACCCATTCCAGTTGTTTCAATCCAGAACAGTGCGAATACAATACCTCCAACTATAAGGAAAGTTGCATCGACAAAGACGTGCAAAATAATCTGCCAGATTGCAGGTACTGGAGCACCATAACTTGTGAATGTCTCTCTTACCAGAGAAGGAATCCAGTCGTATGGGCTGTGGATTGGTGCCAGATAGTACATCAGACCATTAATAGGTTTAGAGCCGCTGAACTCACCAAGGAAAGTAATGCCCTTACTGCTAAGCAAAAGACCTATCATCTGAATGTTTGCCTGCAATGCCCTTACAAGAATCATTGGCAAGACTGAAGCATAAATCAGTTTGACAGGGAACTTACCTCTTGCACCTCTTACTGCACTGTGTGCCAGTGGGATTTCAATACGTGTACTTTCAACATAGACTACAAACAGGAAAATCATCACTGTACTTATCAATGCGAGAATTCCACCTCTTACTAACATAAAGGTAATACCATCACCTGAGAAGAGGTAGTCTGCTCCCACATTCTGCACAATATAGATCCACTTGGGGAAGAGACCTGTTGGCAG
It encodes:
- the secY gene encoding preprotein translocase subunit SecY codes for the protein MSLKDSLEPIFNKLPAVASPEGHVHFKNKLMWTLGILVLYFALANVPLFGLSSDSIDLFESYRAFFAGASGSLMLLGIGPIVTASIVLQLLVGADVIKLDMSNPSDQAFFQGAQKFMVFVMIILEALPQIAGGYIQPDEALASTLGVGIGVITFIIFIQICIGGLLVLFMDEVVSKWGIGSGVGLFIVAGVSQQIVTGLFNWTTDSSGLPTGLFPKWIYIVQNVGADYLFSGDGITFMLVRGGILALISTVMIFLFVVYVESTRIEIPLAHSAVRGARGKFPVKLIYASVLPMILVRALQANIQMIGLLLSSKGITFLGEFSGSKPINGLMYYLAPIHSPYDWIPSLVRETFTSYGAPVPAIWQIILHVFVDATFLIVGGIVFALFWIETTGMGAKPTAKKIFNSGMQIPGFRRNIGSIEKVMIRYIPKVTVIGGAFIGLLTLVASLLGTLGSTSGTGLLLAVSIVYRLYEDIASEQMMEMHPMVRSFFGQE